In the Topomyia yanbarensis strain Yona2022 chromosome 3, ASM3024719v1, whole genome shotgun sequence genome, one interval contains:
- the LOC131692249 gene encoding phenoloxidase 1-like, with translation MTDKTSLLALLQRPLEPAFLPKDDGKTVLIIPEEYMSDRYRPLTTDIQSRLTGGADVEIPVRNVGIPDIAFAEVIDRRGAFSLFIEKHRDIAGRLINLFLSQKDVTSLMAVGTYARERLNPYLFQYAMTVAMQHRPDTKDVPIPPLIELFPDQFVDPAVFPKLREEGNVVQQGERTTIDIEPNFTASDREMEQRLAYFREDIGVNLHHWHWHLVYPAGAAPEIVRKDRRGELFFYMHSQIIARYNVERFCNKLARVRPLSNYREAIPEAYFPKMVRSLNNRAYPARAAESVLRDLNRVDNDTVVSVNDLQRWTDRIHQAIDQGFVVDSTGRNVPLDEVKGIDILGDLVEASTLSVNRRLYGSLHNVGHDMLAYIHDPDYRYLEDFGVMGDVTTAMRDPVFYRWHGMIDGIFRKFLETLRPYTSAQLGYPGIKVNSINLRLNRPNAPANVLLTFWQKSQVDLAAGLDFGPKGNVFASFTHLQHAPFAFEIKVTNSTGSAKRGTARIFIAPKVDERGTKLTFKEQRLLFIELDKFGVNLRPGDNTITRKSDQSSVTIPYDRTFRRIGAAQTPTDARQREIFRFCGCGWPQHMLIPKGAPEGVQFDLFVMISNFADDTVNQEFDENADCSDAHSFCGLRDKLYPDKRPMGFPFERLTPATITTLGDFIGSNTNMASNNLQIKFTNTVIART, from the exons ATGACTGACAAAACGTCTCTATTAGCACTGCTCCAGCGTCCGTTGGAACCGGCATTTCTGCCCAAGGATGACGGAAAAACCGTTCTCATCATTCCGGAGGAGTACATGAGCGACCGTTATCGACCTTTGACAACGGACATTCAGTCTCGTCTCACTGGAGGAGCAGATGTTGAGATACCGGTGCGGAACGTGGGCATTCCGGATATAGCGTTCGCGGAAGTGATTGATCGACGGGGCGCATTTTCGTTGTTTATTGAGAAGCATCGTGATATTGCTGGTCGGTTGATCAATTTGTTCTTGAGCCAAAAGGATGTCACATCGCTGATGGCAGTTGGTACCTACGCTAGGGAAAGGCTGAATCCGTACCTGTTTCAGTATGCAATGACAGTTGCAATGCAGCATCGACCGGACACGAAGGATGTACCGATTCCACCACTAATAGAACTATTCCCAGATCAGTTTGTGGACCCAGCCGTATTTCCAAAGTTACGCGAGGAGGGAAATGTTGTTCAGCAGGGTGAGCGG ACCACAATCGACATTGAACCAAACTTTACCGCTTCGGATCGGGAGATGGAACAGCGCTTAGCATACTTCCGTGAGGATATTGGAGTGAATTTGCACCATTGGCATTGGCACTTGGTTTACCCAGCGGGTGCTGCTCCGGAAATCGTTCGGAAAGATCGTCGTGGAGAGTTATTTTTCTACATGCACAGTCAAATCATTGCCCGGTACAACGTGGAAAGGTTCTGTAACAAGTTGGCTCGAGTGCGTCCGTTGTCGAACTATCGCGAGGCTATTCCGGAGGCATATTTCCCGAAGATGGTTCGTAGCTTGAACAATCGTGCTTATCCAGCCCGGGCTGCAGAATCCGTGTTACGGGACCTAAATCGAGTGGATAACGATACTGTTGTATCGGTGAACGATTTGCAACGATGGACAGATCGAATCCATCAGGCGATCGACCAAGGATTTGTGGTTGAC TCAACCGGTAGGAACGTCCCCCTGGACGAAGTGAAAGGTATTGATATTCTGGGGGACCTGGTAGAAGCTTCTACATTGAGTGTCAACAGAAGATTGTACGGTAGTTTACACAACGTAGGTCACGATATGTTGGCATACATTCACGATCCTGACTATCGCTATCTGGAGGACTTTGGCGTTATGGGCGATGTTACCACGGCTATGCGAGACCCTGTGTTCTATCGTTGGCACGGCATGATTGATGGAATCTTTCGAAAGTTTCTCGAAACGTTAAGACCGTATACGTCAGCTCAGCTGGGCTATCCTGGAATCAAGGTGAACAGTATCAATCTTCGTCTCAACCGACCTAATGCGCCAGCTAACGTTCTGCTTACATTCTGGCAAAAGTCTCAAGTTGATCTGGCTGCCGGACTTGATTTCGGACCAAAAGGAAATGTTTTTGCTAGTTTCACTCATCTTCAGCATGCTCCATTTGCTTTTGAAATCAAGGTTACGAATTCAACGGGATCGGCAAAACGAGGAACAGCTCGAATATTTATTGCCCCGAAGGTTGATGAGAGGGGTACCAAATTGACTTTCAAAGAACAGCGCTTGCTTTTTATTGAACTGGATAAATTTGGAGTGAATT tgagaCCTGGGGACAACACAATAACACGTAAATCGGATCAATCTAGTGTGACCATACCATACGACAGGACATTCCGTAGGATTGGTGCTGCTCAGACACCGACTGACGCAAGGCAAAGGGAAATATTCCGTTTCTGCGGTTGCGGATGGCCTCAGCATATGCTTATTCCGAAAGGAGCTCCGGAAGGGGTACAGTTTGATCTGTTCGTAATGATTTCAAACTTTGCTGATGATACCGTCAACCAGGAATTCGATGA AAATGCCGATTGTAGCGATGCACACTCGTTCTGTGGACTGCGTGACAAATTATACCCCGACAAGCGGCCGATGGGTTTCCCGTTCGAGCGTCTAACACCGGCCACAATTACGACGCTTGGGGACTTTATTGGTTCCAATACCAACATGGCGTCGAACAATTTACAAATCAAATTCACAAATACAGTTATTGCCAGAACTTGA